In Ascaphus truei isolate aAscTru1 chromosome 5, aAscTru1.hap1, whole genome shotgun sequence, one genomic interval encodes:
- the LOC142494494 gene encoding nodal homolog 2-A-like has protein sequence MAFLNIILCFTFTSLVQGMPTASERKEIRIPLPGSKLGLKASTTLYGNRHSQGLRYPLYMMQLYQTLIKGNDTDMSSLEHPILQESDAVLSLIAKSCVEEDNRWTLSFDMSSISSSNELRLAELRIRLPAFENSDSVTVEVHHAKEGQEKLYLGSFKTDPSVTPGSSWKVYNITKMLQFYLHKGEAFKSGEYPEVRDKSERAWESNSAGVVVESDAPQQIQEDAPVSHLTADRVMLVVFAKDKPSANLSGSHSLIKTVASSKYVMTDNATRVAGIRRHRRNRNEKHRIMMGNVPSKPLDDGKNLCRRVDMSVDFERIGWGNWIVYPKKYNAYRCEGACPIPVEESFKPTNHAYMQSLVKLYQPERVECPSCVPVKMSPLSMLYYETGEVVLRHHEEMIIEECGCN, from the exons ATGGCTTTTCTAAATATCATCTTGTGCTTCACATTCACCTCCCTGGTCCAGGGCATGCCCACTGCTTCAGAAAGAAAGGAGATCAGGATTCCCCTTCCAGGGTCTAAATTGGGATTGAAAGCTTCAACCACCCTGTATGGAAACAGGCATTCCCAGGGTCTCAGATACCCCCTTTACATGATGCAGCTCTACCAGACTCTCATCAAGGGGAATGATACAGATATGTCCAGCCTGGAACATCCTATCCTCCAGGAATCTGATGCTGTGCTTAGTCTTATTGCAAAAA GTTGCGTTGAAGAGGATAATCGTTGGACATTGTCTTTTGACATGTCCTCTATCTCCAGCAGCAATGAGCTGAGGTTGGCAGAGTTGAGAATTCGCCTCCCTGCTTTTGAAAATTCAGACAGCGTGACCGTAGAGGTCCACCACGCCAAGGAAGGTCAGGAGAAGCTCTACCTGGGGTCCTTCAAGACCGACCCCTCTGTTACACCGGGCTCCTCCTGGAAGGTCTACAACATCACCAAGATGCTCCAGTTCTATCTCCACAAGGGAGAGGCGTTCAAAAGCGGTGAATACCCTGAGGTTCGGGACAAGTCTGAGAGAGCCTGGGAATCCAACAGTGCAGGAGTAGTGGTTGAGTCTGATGCCCCACAGCAGATTCAAGAAGATGCCCCCGTGTCCCACCTCACTGCAGATAGAGTAATGCTGGTGGTGTTTGCCAAGGACAAGCCCTCTGCCAACCTCTCTGGTTCCCACAGTCTCATCAAGACAGTGGCGTCCTCCAAGTATGTCATGACAGATAATGCCACCAGGGTGGCTGGAATTAGAAGACACAGGAGGAACAGGAATGAGAAGCACCGCATCATGATGGGCAACGTCCCCTCGAAGCCCCTGGACGATGGTAAAAACCTGTGCCGACGGGTGGACATGTCTGTTGACTTTGAGAGGATTGGATGGGGCAACTGGATCGTCTACCCCAAGAAGTACAATGCCTACAGGTGTGAGGGAGCCTGTCCTATCCCAGTGGAGGAGAGCTTCAAGCCAACAAACCATGCCTACATGCAG AGTTTGGTCAAACTATATCAGCCTGAGAGAGTTGAATGTCCTTCCTGCGTCCCTGTGAAGATGAGCCCCTTGTCCATGTTATACTATGAGACTGGAGAAGTTGTTCTGAGACACCACGAAGAGATGATTATAGAAGAATGTGGATGCAACTGA